Proteins encoded within one genomic window of Vicia villosa cultivar HV-30 ecotype Madison, WI unplaced genomic scaffold, Vvil1.0 ctg.003394F_1_1, whole genome shotgun sequence:
- the LOC131640920 gene encoding oxoglutarate-dependent flavonoid 7-O-demethylase 1-like — MSLNETDVTQKNDEAPTFPFIQESVKNDPFKVPQRYTRSEEVIQKSLFMPQLTSQLPVIDFALLLDRNKDELSKLDTACKEWGFFQIVNHGVEIDLMQRMKEAAAEFFESPIEKKIKYAMPPGGLEGYGHAPVDWSDRVNLTIYPTRLRQLPFWPEELKDIIEAYSSEIRRVAEQLIKSVSLLLGLEEHVLLGLHKELCKGLRANYYPPCNAPENVIGLSSHCDIRTLIVGMQDDNATGTQIRYKGGWVPIKTIPGALLINVGDVIEIWSNGRYKSVEHRVQTNKNKRRITFVSFLYPRDDAEIGPFEHLIDDQNPKMYKEIAYGDYFGHVRDKKLAGKTHVRATKINEF; from the exons ATGAGTCTAAATGAAACTGATGTTACTCAGAAGAACGATGAAGCACCCACTTTTCCATTTATTCAAGAATCTGTCAAAAATGACCCTTTCAAAGTTCCTCAAAGATATACCAGAAGTGAAGAAGTAATTCAAAAATCACTTTTCATGCCTCAACTTACATCCCAGCTCCCTGTCATTGATTTTGCACTACTCCTAGATCGGAACAAAGATGAATTATCGAAACTCGACACAGCATGTAAGGAGTGGGGATTCTTTCAG ATAGTGAATCATGGCGTGGAGATAGACCTGATGCAGAGAATGAAGGAAGCAGCAGCTGAGTTTTTTGAATCTCCAATAGAGAAAAAGATCAAGTATGCAATGCCTCCAGGTGGTTTAGAAGGTTATGGCCATGCTCCGGTTGATTGGTCTGATCGTGTTAACTTAACCATTTATCCAACCCGGCTCAGGCAGCTTCCGTTTTGGCCTGAGGAGTTGAA GGATATTATAGAGGCATATTCAAGTGAAATTAGACGAGTCGCCGAGCAACTTATCAAATCTGTGTCATTGCTTTTGGGATTGGAGGAACATGTTCTTCTTGGACTACATAAAGAATTATGTAAAGGTTTACGTGCAAACTATTACCCTCCTTGTAACGCGCCTGAGAACGTAATTGGTTTGAGTTCACACTGTGATATAAGGACTCTTATAGTAGGAATGCAAGATGATAATGCAACGGGAACGCAAATTCGATACAAAGGAGGTTGGGTACCAATCAAAACAATACCAGGTGCTTTACTTATCAATGTTGGAGATGTAATAGAG ATATGGAGCAATGGGAGATACAAGAGTGTGGAACACAGAGTACAGACGAATAAGAACAAGAGAAGGATTACTTTTGTATCGTTTTTGTATCCTCGGGATGATGCTGAAATCGGACCATTTGAGCATTTGATAGATGATCAAAATCCAAAGATGTACAAGGAAATCGCATATGGAGACTATTTCGGGCACGTCCGGGATAAGAAGTTAGCAGGAAAAACACATGTGAGGGCGACAAAGATAAAtgaattttga
- the LOC131640919 gene encoding oxoglutarate-dependent flavonoid 7-O-demethylase 1-like, translating to MSFNMDEAPVFAPSLPVPNVQEMVKMNPFQVPIRYMRNQEEMEKVNYKPHLSSEIPVIDLTLVSNGNIEEIQKLDLACKEWGFFQIVNHGVQKELMQNMKNVTYEFFKLPIEEKNKYAMLSNDVHGYGHAYVVSEDQTLDWTDTLFLLIYPDRFRKLQFWPKTPEEFKEITEAYSSEVKRVGDELLSSLSVIMGLEKDVLVGLHKEVLQGLRFNYYPPCNAPEEVLGLSPHSDSGTITLLMQDDDVPGLEIRHKGNWVPVTPISDALVVNVGDVIEIWSNGKYKSVEHRAVTNKNKRRTSYATFLFPRDDVEVEPFDHMIDAQNPKMYQKVMYGDYLRQSLKRKMEGKAHTDVAKIKE from the exons ATGAGTTTCAACATGGATGAAGCACCGGTTTTTGCTCCATCTTTACCAGTACCAAATGTTCAAGAAATGGTGAAGATGAATCCTTTTCAAGTTCCTATAAGATACATGAGGAATCAAGAAGAAATGGAGAAAGTAAATTACAAGCCTCACCTTTCTTCTGAGATTCCTGTCATTGATTTAACACTGGTTTCAAATGGGAATATCGAGGAGATACAGAAACTTGACTTAGCATGCAAAGAGTGGGGTTTCTTTCAG ATAGTGAATCATGGTGTGCAAAAAGAACTCATgcaaaatatgaaaaatgtcACATACGAGTTTTTCAAGCTTCCAATAGAAGAGAAAAACAAGTATGCAATGCTCTCAAACGACGTACATGGTTATGGACATGCTTACGTTGTTTCCGAAGACCAGACACTTGATTGGACAGATACACTCTTCTTACTCATTTATCCCGACCGCTTCAGAAAACTTCAGTTTTGGCCAAAAACTCCAGAGGAATTCAA GGAGATAACAGAGGCCTATTCGAGTGAAGTGAAACGAGTTGGTGACGAACTTCTGAGTTCTTTGTCTGTTATTATGGGGTTGGAGAAGGATGTTCTTGTTGGATTACATAAAGAAGTACTTCAAGGTTTACGCTTCAACTATTACCCTCCTTGTAATGCACCTGAGGAAGTGCTAGGTTTGAGTCCACACTCTGATTCAGGCACCATTACTTTACTTATGCAAGATGATGATGTGCCCGGGTTAGAAATTCGGCACAAAGGAAATTGGGTGCCAGTTACTCCTATATCAGATGCTCTAGTTGTCAACGTTGGCGATGTGATAGAG ATATGGagtaatggaaaatataagagTGTAGAGCACAGAGCAGTGACAAATAAGAACAAGAGAAGGACATCTTATGCGACATTTTTGTTCCCTCGAGATGATGTTGAGGTTGAGCCTTTTGATCATATGATTGATGCTCAAAACCCCAAGATGTACCAGAAAGTTATGTATGGAGATTATTTGAGGCAATCCTTAAAGAGAAAGATGGAGGGAAAAGCACACACTGATGTGGCAAAGATAAAGGAATAG
- the LOC131640911 gene encoding auxin response factor 9-like: MMLNSGEDELYEQLWKACAGPHVEVPRAGQRVFYFPQGHMEQLEVSTNQELNQRIPLFKLPNKILCRVVNVHLLAEQETDEVYAQITLVPESNQTEPTSLDPCPAEPPKPRTHSFSKVLTNSDTSTHGGFSVLRKHATECLPSLDMSQSTPTQELVARDLHNYEWHFKHIFRGQPRRHLLTTGWSTFVTSKRLVAGDTFVFLRGDNGELRVGVRHLASPQSCMPSSVISGQSMHIGVLATASHAAATQTLFVVYYKPRMSQFIISVNKYIEAMNQKCSVGMRFKMSFDGDDAPETDKRFSGTIIGQEDISSHWLNSKWRSLKVQWDEPASVPRPDRISPWEIEPLMASVPSSVQPAAVKYKRPRLPSEIPDLGDTTLCDSTYWEPGLTQSDVTQVNVMSETKRTESVHMWHHKQNDNSSCNGISRNPTDGSWLSSPHSSGPSHLCQDMTDTNKSVTVSAWPSLKTHSEILNKNDNLIDQVDKENKIETPTSCRLFGIDLNDPRTNSPNASGVTFERCVVTPVSRIEADQNMFDISKTSKERKQEPSPIETLSKQINSRSCTKVQMQGVAVGRAVYLTALDGYDQLIDELEKLFDIKGQLQPRNKWEIVFTDDEGDMMLVGDDPWPEFCNMVKRIFICSSQDMHKMSSGNKLPISSMEETVISSDTAET, translated from the exons ATGATGTTGAATTCTGGAGAAGATGAACTGTATGAACAATTGTGGAAGGCTTGTGCTGGTCCTCATGTTGAAGTTCCTCGTGCTGGACAAAGGGTGTTCTATTTTCCTCAAGGACACATGGAACAg TTAGAAGTATCAACAAATCAGGAACTAAATCAGAGGATTCCTTTGTTCAAACTTCCCAACAAGATCCTTTGTCGTGTTGTCAATGTTCATTTACTG GCTGAGCAAGAAACAGATGAGGTTTATGCACAGATAACTTTGGTACCAGAATCTAAT CAAACTGAGCCTACGAGCCTTGATCCTTGTCCTGCTGAGCCTCCGAAACCAAGAACTCACTCCTTCAGCAAGGTCTTGACTAATTCTGATACCAGtactcatggtggcttttctgttCTTAGGAAGCACGCCACAGAATGTCTTCCGTCATTG GATATGTCACAATCTACTCCAACTCAGGAATTGGTTGCTAGAGATCTTCACAATTATGAATGGCACTTTAAGCATATCTTTAGAG GTCAACCACGTCGACACTTGCTCACAACTGGATGGAGTACTTTTGTGACTTCCAAGAGATTAGTCGCTGGAGATACCTTCGTGTTTCTGAG AGGGGACAACGGGGAATTACGCGTTGGAGTGAGGCATCTGGCTTCTCCACAGAGCTGCATGCCTTCGTCTGTGATTTCCGGTCAGAGCATGCATATTGGTGTCCTTGCGACTGCGTCACACGCTGCTGCGACTCAAACTCTTTTTGTAGTATACTATAAGCCAAG GATGAGCCAGTTCATTATAAGTGTGAATAAGTATATCGAAGCTATGAACCAGAAATGTAGTGTTGGCATGAGGTTCAAGATGAGTTTTGATGGGGATGATGCCCCTGAAACCGACAAAAG ATTTTCTGGCACAATAATTGGACAAGAGGATATATCTTCACACTGGTTGAATTCAAAATGGAGATCACTCAAG GTTCAATGGGATGAGCCTGCATCTGTTCCAAGACCTGATAGAATTTCACCATGGGAGATAGAACCGCTTATGGCTTCTGTTCCTTCATCGGTTCAACCTGCGGCTGTAAAATATAAAAGGCCTAGACTACCAAGTGAAATTCCAGATCTTG GAGACACGACATTATGTGATTCTACTTACTGGGAACCTGGGTTGACACAATCCGATGTAACGCAAGTTAACGTTATGTCTGAAACCAAAAGGACTGAAAGTGTGCATATGTGGCATCATAAGCAAAATGACAATAGCAGCTGCAATGGTATATCAAGGAATCCGACAGACGGAAGTTGGCTATCTTCTCCTCACTCCAGCGGTCCTTCTCATTTGTGTCAAGACATGACCGACACTAACAAGAGTGTCACCGTCTCAGCTTGGCCTAGTCTAAAAACTCACTCAGAAATATTGAACAAAAATGATAATTTGATTGACCAAGTTGACAAGGAGAACAAAATAGAAACTCCTACAAGCTGTAGATTGTTCGGGATTGATCTTAATGATCCTCGCACAAATTCTCCGAATGCATCTGGAGTCACCTTTGAGAGATGCGTTGTCACTCCCGTGTCAAGAATTGAGGCTGACCAAAATATGTTTGATATCTCAAAGACTTCAAAAGAAAGGAAACAAGAACCATCTCCAATCGAAACACTAAGCAAGCAAATCAATAGCAGAAGTTGCACTAAG GTTCAAATGCAGGGTGTTGCAGTGGGTCGTGCGGTGTACTTGACTGCGTTGGATGGCTATGATCAACTCAttgatgaattggagaagctttTTGACATAAAGGGACAGCTCCAACCGAGGAATAAGTGGGAAATCGTCTTCACTGATGATGAAGGGGATATGATGCTTGTTGGTGATGATCCGTGGCC GGAATTCTGCAATATGGTGAAAAGAATCTTCATTTGTTCAAGCCAAGATATGCACAAAATGAGCTCAGGGAACAAATTACCAATCTCATCAATGGAAGAGACTGTAATAAGCTCAGACACAGCTGAGACATGA